One Flavobacteriales bacterium genomic window, TTTATCGAACATTTTTTATCCCAAAAACACCGAGCGGTACTGGAGTGTAATGATTCGGGGTTACTTGCCGAAAACATAAATCGGAAAATTGTTATACTCAACAAACTTAAACTGGATGGTTACCTTGCAAAAAATCAAAAGAAACAACACCGTGTTATCACCGGTGAGCAATTTATTGAAAACACTAAACCACACGATAACCTGTTTCATCAGCCCTATCATTTGGGGCAATTTGAATTAACCGGGAAGGATATTTCAATACCGGATTATGATGCTGGAATGTATGCCGTTGGCTTAGCCTTGCGAATGGGTGCCAAAAAAATATTTTTAATTGGTTTTGATGGTTTAATGGATGAAACGCGAAATGCCAACATGGATCGTTTTTTTAAATCGGTGAACAAGTACTACGAACAAAAAAACGAGGATGTTCAACTTATTTCACTCACTCCTACCCGTTACAAAAACATCATTGCGTCCAATATTTTCACCTACCTCAACGAGCAATAAGTTTTAATGAAGTGCATTGGTGTAATACCCGCTCGTTACGAGTCATCGCGATTTCCCGGCAAACCAATCGTATTAATTGCAGGCAAAGCCTTGATTATTCATGTGGCGGAAAAGGTGGAAGCAGCACTGGGAAAAGAAAATACTTACGTTGCTACCGACGACAACCGCATTAAAGAATTGGTGGAAAGCCATGGCTACCAAGTGGTTATGACCCACAGCAACCACTTAACGGGAACCGACAGGCTTTGGGAAGTGGCTCAAAAAATTCCGGCAGATGTTTACGTTAATGTTCAGGGTGACGAGCCCATGGTTGACCCAAACGACATTCTGAAAATACTGAACATCAAAAAGGAAAACCCAGGGTGTGTGGTGAATGGAATGGGCAATTTACTTGCAGATGAAGACCCTGCTAATGTAAACATTCCCAAAGTGTTGGTTAACAAACACAATGACCTCATTTATATGTCGAGGCTGGCAGTTCCGGGAATAAAATCGGAGAAAACCGGAACACCACAGTATAAAAAACAGATTTGCATTTATGCCTTTAATCGCCATGAACTGGAAGCATTTGGAAATTGTACACAAAAGGCTGAATACGAAAAGTTTGAAGACATTGAAATTCTTCGATTCTTCGACCTGGGTATTCCCATAAAAATGGTGGAACTGCAAAAGGCTTCGCTGGCAGTTGACATTCCGGAAGACGTGGCCAAAGTGGAGGCTGCTTTATCGGTGAATTA contains:
- a CDS encoding 3-deoxy-manno-octulosonate cytidylyltransferase; translation: MKCIGVIPARYESSRFPGKPIVLIAGKALIIHVAEKVEAALGKENTYVATDDNRIKELVESHGYQVVMTHSNHLTGTDRLWEVAQKIPADVYVNVQGDEPMVDPNDILKILNIKKENPGCVVNGMGNLLADEDPANVNIPKVLVNKHNDLIYMSRLAVPGIKSEKTGTPQYKKQICIYAFNRHELEAFGNCTQKAEYEKFEDIEILRFFDLGIPIKMVELQKASLAVDIPEDVAKVEAALSVN